The proteins below come from a single Drosophila miranda strain MSH22 chromosome Y unlocalized genomic scaffold, D.miranda_PacBio2.1 Contig_Y1_pilon, whole genome shotgun sequence genomic window:
- the LOC117190664 gene encoding palmitoyltransferase ZDHHC15B isoform X4 → MGNDDHRRRKTPCGFCMAVFKWIPVVFITAVIAWSYYAYVVELCIRNSENLVGMILMLFFYHIALILFMWSYWRTIMTSVGRVPDQWRIPDEELTRLFRADNPETQKRILNSFARSLPVTNRTMNGSVRFCEKCKIIKPDRAHHCSVCNSCVLKMDHHCPWVNNCVNFYNYKFFVLFLGYALIYCLYVAVTTLHDFVQFWKGQLNGSVVGRFHILFLFFISIMFAISLVSLFGYHIYLVLVNRTTLESFRAPVFRVGGPDKNGFNLSRYANFCEVFGDDWQYWPLPIFTSRGDGFSYPTSTDQSGEAPPAQRYAAMGDTTTNRLDGNPTDKLIDAIPLVTTPNNHVQPPQQQHPHQVRSQNQAQSQRQARPKSLNLQPALELPLANGQSSSCNTAAVPSSEVVVVNFSTLPEDANGDAVIIDMVGDHSGAAAVVAAPKDACRQPNGDVPLN, encoded by the exons ATGGGCAACGACGATCACCGGCGGAGGAAGACACCTTGCGGATTCTGCATGGCTGTGTTCAAGTGGATTCCGGTTGTATTCATAACCGCCGTCATTGCCTGGTCCTACTATGCCTATGTGGTGGAGCTCTGCATAC GCAACTCCGAGAACCTCGTTGGGATGATTTTAATGCTGTTCTTCTACCACATTGCCCTGATACTGTTCATGTGGTCCTACTGGAGAACCATAATGACATCGGTTGGTCGAGTGCCAGATCAA TGGCGGATACCAGACGAGGAACTGACGCGCCTGTTTCGTGCCGACAACCCAGAGACGCAGAAACGCATTTTGAACAGCTTTGCCCGCAGTTTGCCAGTAACCAATCG CACAATGAACGGCTCTGTCCGGTTTTGTGAAAAGTGTAAGATCATTAAGCCGGACAGAGCGCATCATTGCAGCGTGTGCAATAGCTGCGTGCTCAAGATGGATCATCACTGCCCCTGGGTGAACAATTGCGTCAACTTTTACAATTACAAATTCTTTGTATTGTTTCTGGGGTACGCGCTCATCTATTGCTTGTACGTTGCAGTCACCACTCTGCATGATTTCGTTCAGTTCTGGAAG GGCCAATTGAACGGCAGTGTTGTGGGCCGTTTTCACATCTTGTTCCTGTTCTTCATATCCATCATGTTTGCCATTAGTTTGGTGAGTCTGTTTGGCTATCACATCTATTTGGTTCTGGTCAATCGCACCACTTTAG AGTCTTTTCGAGCACCAGTCTTTCGCGTCGGCGGCCCCGACAAGAACGGCTTCAATTTGAGCCGCTATGCCAACTTCTGTGAGGTGTTTGGCGACGACTGGCAGTACTGGCCTTTGCCCATCTTCACCAG TCGTGGTGATGGCTTCAGCTATCCAACATCCACCGATCAAAGCGGCGAGGCGCCCCCCGCCCAGCGATACGCTGCCATGGGCGACACAACCACCAACAGGTTAGATGGCAATCCAACAGATAAGTTGATTGACGCTATACCCCTCGTCACCACACCCAATAACCATGTTCAACCacctcaacaacaacatccaCATCAAGTAAGAAGCCAGAACCAGGCGCAGTCGCAGCGCCAGGCCCGTCCAAAGTCGTTAAATCTGCAACCCGCACTGGAACTGCCCTTGGCAAACGGCCAATCATCAAGCTGCAACACGGCAGCAGTCCCGTCTAGTGAGGTGGTCGTTGTCAATTTTAGCACCCTGCCAGAGGATGCCAATGGCGATGCGGTCATCATCGATATGGTGGGCGATCATagtggagctgctgctgttgttgccgctCCCAAGGATGCCTGCCGCCAGCCGAATGGTGATGTCCCTCTCAACTAG